A region of Stegostoma tigrinum isolate sSteTig4 chromosome 3, sSteTig4.hap1, whole genome shotgun sequence DNA encodes the following proteins:
- the riok2 gene encoding serine/threonine-protein kinase RIO2 isoform X1 — MGKLNVVLLRYLQKDDFRVLVGVEMGMKNHEIVPPSLIASISNLKHGGCNKILRELVKHKLLAYERTKTVQGYRLTNTGYDYLALKTLSSRNVFNSVGNQMGVGKESDIYIVANEEEEQFALKLHRLGRTSFRNLKNKRDYHKHRQKMSWLYLSRLAAMKEYAYMKALYDRGFPVPKPVDFNRHAVVMELINGYPMCQVHQLDNPAETYNELMDLIVKLANHGLIHGDFNEFNLMLDDEDHITMIDFPQMVSTSHLNAEWYFNRDVKCICDFFIKRFNYESELYPTFKDIRKVASLDVEIEVSGYTKELQEDSELLHASGPETDDVETGFSEDDFDDESKFSNKTSENVDLVFENKTDTEEIPTPNLNIVEETCAEVAETSEVENIDLQNLKINVHDTEKQYIDFVDTVELSDVDAEYNLVHSSETAHRTGQSDEDLRDEEKCPDLVNLSTQNKEFRPFRNELSLMHVSEHRQRTTSLSSVGSLLSTSTIPSDVIKRKVKQQLSKQQKAAMRRRLQKGEANIYTKQRRENMQTIKWSAEAENFWAEAGMQFEDQ, encoded by the exons ATGGGGAAGCTGAACGTAGTGTTGCTGAGGTACCTACAGAAAGATGATTTCAGAGTGCTGGTTGGG GTCGAAATGGGAATGAAGAATCATGAAATTGTTCCACCTAGTCTTATTGCTTCAATATCAAACCTTAAACATGGTGGATGCAACAAGATCCTGCGTGAATTGGTAAAACACAAACTGTTGGCTTACGAGAGAACAAAAA cGGTTCAGGGTTATCGATTGACAAATACTGGATATGATTATCTCGCCCTGAAAACTCTTTCTTCACGAAATGTCTTTAATTCAGTTGGAAATCAAATGGGTGTTGGCAAAGAATCTG ATATTTATATTGTTGCAAATGAAGAAGAAGAACAGTTTGCTTTAAAACTGCATAGGTTGGGTCGTACATCATTTCGGAATCTGAAGAACAAACGTGACTAccacaaacacagacaaaaaatGTCATGGCTTTATCTCTCTCGTCTTGCAGCAATGAAAGAATATGCATATATGAAG GCATTATATGACCGAGGATTCCCTGTTCCCAAACCAGTTGATTTCAACAGACATGCTGTAGTCATGGAGCTCATAAATGGCTACCCCAT GTGCCAAGTTCACCAGCTTGATAATCCTGCAGAAACATACAACGAATTAATGGATCTTATTGTTAAACTCGCTAATCATGGTTTAATTCATGGTGACTTCAATGAATTTAACTTGATGTTGGATGATGAGGACCATATCACAATGATTGACTTTCCACAGATGGTATCTACATCTCATCTAAATGCTGAATG GTATTTTAATCGGGATGTAAAATGCATTTGTGATTTTTTTATCAAGCGCTTTAACTACGAAAGTGAACTTTATCCAACCTTTAAGGATATCAG GAAGGTGGCATCACTGGATGTGGAGATTGAGGTCAGTGGTTACACTAAAGAGCTCCAAGAAGATTCTGAGCTGCTACATGCTTCAGGCCCTGAAACAGATGATGTTGAAACCGGATTTTCAGAAGATGATTTTGATGATGAAAGTAAATTCTCAAATAAAACATCTGAAAATGTTGATTTGGTTTTTGAAAATAAGACAGACACTGAAGAGATTCCTACTCCTAATTTAAACATTGTGGAAGAAACATGTGCAGAAGTTGCAGAAACCAGTGAAGTTGAAAATATTGATCTGCAAAATCTGAAAATTAATGTACATGATACTGAAAAGCAATATATTGATTTTGTTGATACTGTTGAACTCTCTGATGTTGATGCAGAATATAATCTTGTACATTCCTCCGAAACCGCACATCGTACAGGCCAGAGTGATGAGGATCtaagagatgaagagaaatgccCAGACTTAGTCAATCTATCAACTCAAAACAAGGAATTTAGACCTTTCAG AAATGAACTGAGCTTGATGCATGTCAGTGAGCACAGACAGAGGACTACCAGTTTAAGTTCTGTGGGCAGTCTGCTAAGTACTTCAACAATTCCTtca GATGTCATCAAAAGGAAAGTTAAACAACAACTATCCAAACAGCAGAAGGCAGCAATGAGAAGACGCTTGCAGAAGGGAGAGGCCAACATCTATACTAAACAGCGACGAGAAAACATGCAGACTATTAAATGGAGTGCTGAAGCAGAAAACTTTTGGG CAGAAGCAGGCATGCAGTTTGAAGATCAATGA
- the riok2 gene encoding serine/threonine-protein kinase RIO2 isoform X3 — protein sequence MGKLNVVLLRYLQKDDFRVLVGVEMGMKNHEIVPPSLIASISNLKHGGCNKILRELVKHKLLAYERTKTVQGYRLTNTGYDYLALKTLSSRNVFNSVGNQMGVGKESDIYIVANEEEEQFALKLHRLGRTSFRNLKNKRDYHKHRQKMSWLYLSRLAAMKEYAYMKALYDRGFPVPKPVDFNRHAVVMELINGYPMCQVHQLDNPAETYNELMDLIVKLANHGLIHGDFNEFNLMLDDEDHITMIDFPQMVSTSHLNAEWYFNRDVKCICDFFIKRFNYESELYPTFKDIRKVASLDVEIEVSGYTKELQEDSELLHASGPETDDVETGFSEDDFDDESKFSNKTSENVDLVFENKTDTEEIPTPNLNIVEETCAEVAETSEVENIDLQNLKINVHDTEKQYIDFVDTVELSDVDAEYNLVHSSETAHRTGQSDEDLRDEEKCPDLVNLSTQNKEFRPFRNELSLMHVSEHRQRTTSLSSVGSLLSTSTIPSDVIKRKVKQQLSKQQKAAMRRRLQKGEANIYTKQRRENMQTIKWSAEAENFWG from the exons ATGGGGAAGCTGAACGTAGTGTTGCTGAGGTACCTACAGAAAGATGATTTCAGAGTGCTGGTTGGG GTCGAAATGGGAATGAAGAATCATGAAATTGTTCCACCTAGTCTTATTGCTTCAATATCAAACCTTAAACATGGTGGATGCAACAAGATCCTGCGTGAATTGGTAAAACACAAACTGTTGGCTTACGAGAGAACAAAAA cGGTTCAGGGTTATCGATTGACAAATACTGGATATGATTATCTCGCCCTGAAAACTCTTTCTTCACGAAATGTCTTTAATTCAGTTGGAAATCAAATGGGTGTTGGCAAAGAATCTG ATATTTATATTGTTGCAAATGAAGAAGAAGAACAGTTTGCTTTAAAACTGCATAGGTTGGGTCGTACATCATTTCGGAATCTGAAGAACAAACGTGACTAccacaaacacagacaaaaaatGTCATGGCTTTATCTCTCTCGTCTTGCAGCAATGAAAGAATATGCATATATGAAG GCATTATATGACCGAGGATTCCCTGTTCCCAAACCAGTTGATTTCAACAGACATGCTGTAGTCATGGAGCTCATAAATGGCTACCCCAT GTGCCAAGTTCACCAGCTTGATAATCCTGCAGAAACATACAACGAATTAATGGATCTTATTGTTAAACTCGCTAATCATGGTTTAATTCATGGTGACTTCAATGAATTTAACTTGATGTTGGATGATGAGGACCATATCACAATGATTGACTTTCCACAGATGGTATCTACATCTCATCTAAATGCTGAATG GTATTTTAATCGGGATGTAAAATGCATTTGTGATTTTTTTATCAAGCGCTTTAACTACGAAAGTGAACTTTATCCAACCTTTAAGGATATCAG GAAGGTGGCATCACTGGATGTGGAGATTGAGGTCAGTGGTTACACTAAAGAGCTCCAAGAAGATTCTGAGCTGCTACATGCTTCAGGCCCTGAAACAGATGATGTTGAAACCGGATTTTCAGAAGATGATTTTGATGATGAAAGTAAATTCTCAAATAAAACATCTGAAAATGTTGATTTGGTTTTTGAAAATAAGACAGACACTGAAGAGATTCCTACTCCTAATTTAAACATTGTGGAAGAAACATGTGCAGAAGTTGCAGAAACCAGTGAAGTTGAAAATATTGATCTGCAAAATCTGAAAATTAATGTACATGATACTGAAAAGCAATATATTGATTTTGTTGATACTGTTGAACTCTCTGATGTTGATGCAGAATATAATCTTGTACATTCCTCCGAAACCGCACATCGTACAGGCCAGAGTGATGAGGATCtaagagatgaagagaaatgccCAGACTTAGTCAATCTATCAACTCAAAACAAGGAATTTAGACCTTTCAG AAATGAACTGAGCTTGATGCATGTCAGTGAGCACAGACAGAGGACTACCAGTTTAAGTTCTGTGGGCAGTCTGCTAAGTACTTCAACAATTCCTtca GATGTCATCAAAAGGAAAGTTAAACAACAACTATCCAAACAGCAGAAGGCAGCAATGAGAAGACGCTTGCAGAAGGGAGAGGCCAACATCTATACTAAACAGCGACGAGAAAACATGCAGACTATTAAATGGAGTGCTGAAGCAGAAAACTTTTGGG GTTGA
- the riok2 gene encoding serine/threonine-protein kinase RIO2 isoform X2 gives MGKLNVVLLRYLQKDDFRVLVGVEMGMKNHEIVPPSLIASISNLKHGGCNKILRELVKHKLLAYERTKTVQGYRLTNTGYDYLALKTLSSRNVFNSVGNQMGVGKESDIYIVANEEEEQFALKLHRLGRTSFRNLKNKRDYHKHRQKMSWLYLSRLAAMKEYAYMKALYDRGFPVPKPVDFNRHAVVMELINGYPMCQVHQLDNPAETYNELMDLIVKLANHGLIHGDFNEFNLMLDDEDHITMIDFPQMVSTSHLNAEWYFNRDVKCICDFFIKRFNYESELYPTFKDIRKVASLDVEIEVSGYTKELQEDSELLHASGPETDDVETGFSEDDFDDESKFSNKTSENVDLVFENKTDTEEIPTPNLNIVEETCAEVAETSEVENIDLQNLKINVHDTEKQYIDFVDTVELSDVDAEYNLVHSSETAHRTGQSDEDLRDEEKCPDLVNLSTQNKEFRPFRNELSLMHVSEHRQRTTSLSSVGSLLSTSTIPSDVIKRKVKQQLSKQQKAAMRRRLQKGEANIYTKQRRENMQTIKWSAEAENFWEAGMQFEDQ, from the exons ATGGGGAAGCTGAACGTAGTGTTGCTGAGGTACCTACAGAAAGATGATTTCAGAGTGCTGGTTGGG GTCGAAATGGGAATGAAGAATCATGAAATTGTTCCACCTAGTCTTATTGCTTCAATATCAAACCTTAAACATGGTGGATGCAACAAGATCCTGCGTGAATTGGTAAAACACAAACTGTTGGCTTACGAGAGAACAAAAA cGGTTCAGGGTTATCGATTGACAAATACTGGATATGATTATCTCGCCCTGAAAACTCTTTCTTCACGAAATGTCTTTAATTCAGTTGGAAATCAAATGGGTGTTGGCAAAGAATCTG ATATTTATATTGTTGCAAATGAAGAAGAAGAACAGTTTGCTTTAAAACTGCATAGGTTGGGTCGTACATCATTTCGGAATCTGAAGAACAAACGTGACTAccacaaacacagacaaaaaatGTCATGGCTTTATCTCTCTCGTCTTGCAGCAATGAAAGAATATGCATATATGAAG GCATTATATGACCGAGGATTCCCTGTTCCCAAACCAGTTGATTTCAACAGACATGCTGTAGTCATGGAGCTCATAAATGGCTACCCCAT GTGCCAAGTTCACCAGCTTGATAATCCTGCAGAAACATACAACGAATTAATGGATCTTATTGTTAAACTCGCTAATCATGGTTTAATTCATGGTGACTTCAATGAATTTAACTTGATGTTGGATGATGAGGACCATATCACAATGATTGACTTTCCACAGATGGTATCTACATCTCATCTAAATGCTGAATG GTATTTTAATCGGGATGTAAAATGCATTTGTGATTTTTTTATCAAGCGCTTTAACTACGAAAGTGAACTTTATCCAACCTTTAAGGATATCAG GAAGGTGGCATCACTGGATGTGGAGATTGAGGTCAGTGGTTACACTAAAGAGCTCCAAGAAGATTCTGAGCTGCTACATGCTTCAGGCCCTGAAACAGATGATGTTGAAACCGGATTTTCAGAAGATGATTTTGATGATGAAAGTAAATTCTCAAATAAAACATCTGAAAATGTTGATTTGGTTTTTGAAAATAAGACAGACACTGAAGAGATTCCTACTCCTAATTTAAACATTGTGGAAGAAACATGTGCAGAAGTTGCAGAAACCAGTGAAGTTGAAAATATTGATCTGCAAAATCTGAAAATTAATGTACATGATACTGAAAAGCAATATATTGATTTTGTTGATACTGTTGAACTCTCTGATGTTGATGCAGAATATAATCTTGTACATTCCTCCGAAACCGCACATCGTACAGGCCAGAGTGATGAGGATCtaagagatgaagagaaatgccCAGACTTAGTCAATCTATCAACTCAAAACAAGGAATTTAGACCTTTCAG AAATGAACTGAGCTTGATGCATGTCAGTGAGCACAGACAGAGGACTACCAGTTTAAGTTCTGTGGGCAGTCTGCTAAGTACTTCAACAATTCCTtca GATGTCATCAAAAGGAAAGTTAAACAACAACTATCCAAACAGCAGAAGGCAGCAATGAGAAGACGCTTGCAGAAGGGAGAGGCCAACATCTATACTAAACAGCGACGAGAAAACATGCAGACTATTAAATGGAGTGCTGAAGCAGAAAACTTTTGGG AAGCAGGCATGCAGTTTGAAGATCAATGA